A stretch of Tripterygium wilfordii isolate XIE 37 chromosome 11, ASM1340144v1, whole genome shotgun sequence DNA encodes these proteins:
- the LOC120008723 gene encoding uncharacterized protein LOC120008723, with the protein MDLSIMLWNVQGAASPGFRRAFKTLIQTYKPKLVALFEPRCSGIKADEFIRKNRFERSHRVEAVGFSGGIWILWNEFLNVTVCESNGQFVHLRLIDMDRNSFITAVYGSPSSLIRKQLWLELQRIARNTSYPWLIGGDFNAILHTEDIKGGSHRRRGCKLFNSWVSNNHICELGFKGPRFTWSIGTVFERLDRALCNTSWFTNYGNSSVVHLPKFNSDHWPVLVNYADARNSGPVVKPFRFMASWLLHENFNHFVAASWETIGDYVRAAESFVRKVKEWNHNIFGDIFKKKRRLLARLAGIQRALEVHKSSNLARIEIELKKDLEEILWYQKSRKDWIQCGDRNTNYFHRKTL; encoded by the coding sequence ATGTTCAAGGGGCCGCTTCACCTGGTTTTAGAAGGGCTTTTAAAACTTTAATTCAGACATACAAGCCAAAATTAGTTGCTTTGTTTGAACCTAGATGTAGTGGGATTAAGGCAGATGAGTTTATCCGTAAAAATCGTTTTGAGCGATCTCACAGAGTTGAAGCTGTAGGATTTTCTGGAGGGATTTGGATTTTATGGAATGAGTTCCTTAATGTGACTGTTTGTGAAAGTAATGGTCAGTTTGTACATCTCCGCTTGATAGATATGGATAGGAACAGCTTCATTACAGCAGTTTACGGAAGCCCTAGTTCCTTGATCAGAAAGCAATTGTGGTTAGAGCTTCAGAGGATAGCAAGGAATACCTCTTATCCATGGCTCATTGGAGGGGACTTCAATGCTATTCTTCATACTGAAGATATCAAGGGTGGGTCTCATAGGAGGAGAGGGTGCAAGTTGTTTAATAGTTGGGTTTCTAACAACCATATTTGTGAATTGGGGTTTAAGGGTCCTCGGTTTACATGGTCAATAGGAACAGTTTTTGAGCGTCTAGATAGAGCCCTTTGCAATACTAGTTGGTTTACAAATTATGGTAATAGCTCCGTAGTTCATCTTCCCAAATTTAACTCTGATCACTGGCCTGTGCTAGTTAATTATGCGGATGCGAGAAACAGTGGGCCAGTGGTGAAGCCGTTTAGGTTTATGGCATCATGGCTGTTACATGAGAATTTTAACCATTTTGTTGCGGCGAGTTGGGAAACTATTGGTGACTATGTACGTGCAGCggaaagttttgttcgaaaagTAAAGGAGTGGAATCATAACATTTTTGGGgatattttcaaaaagaagagaaggttGCTTGCTAGATTGGCAGGTATCCAGAGGGCTTTAGAGGTACACAAGTCGAGCAACCTAGCTAGAATTGAAATCGAGCTGAAGAAAGATTTAGAGGAGATTTTATGGTATCAAAAATCAAGGAAGGATTGGATTCAGTGTGGTGATAGGAATACAAATTATTTCCATAGGAAAACTTTGTAG